A region from the uncultured Stenotrophomonas sp. genome encodes:
- a CDS encoding putative molybdenum transport-related, substrate-binding protein (Evidence 3 : Function proposed based on presence of conserved amino acid motif, structural feature or limited homology) — translation MKKPWILLLLLHVLPATAAELTVSAASSLAEGFREIAGAYGARYPGARVDLNFAASGALLQQVARGAPVDVLAFADQETMDQAAQRSLIEPSTRQVFATNTLWVVVPPRAASAPASLAALAGPAVSRVTIGNPDSVPAGRYARQALQQAGLWPSLQARLILAQNVRQSLDYVARGEVDAGFVYATDAQAMPERVRRAFQVPLPTPISYPLAMVKGSGNADEARRFIAFVRSPAGQAILRRHGFGSP, via the coding sequence ATGAAAAAACCCTGGATACTGCTGTTGCTGCTCCACGTCCTCCCGGCCACGGCCGCGGAGCTGACGGTTTCGGCGGCCTCCAGCCTGGCCGAAGGCTTCCGCGAGATCGCCGGCGCCTACGGCGCGCGCTACCCCGGCGCCCGGGTCGATTTGAACTTCGCCGCGTCCGGGGCCCTGCTGCAACAGGTCGCGCGCGGCGCGCCGGTGGACGTGCTCGCCTTCGCCGACCAGGAGACGATGGACCAGGCCGCCCAACGCAGCCTGATCGAACCCTCGACGCGCCAGGTGTTCGCGACCAACACCCTGTGGGTGGTGGTGCCGCCACGCGCGGCGTCCGCACCTGCCTCGCTGGCGGCGCTCGCCGGGCCGGCAGTCAGCCGGGTGACCATCGGCAACCCCGACAGTGTGCCGGCCGGACGCTATGCGCGGCAGGCCCTGCAGCAGGCCGGGCTGTGGCCGTCGTTGCAGGCCAGACTGATCCTTGCGCAGAACGTGCGCCAGTCGCTGGACTACGTGGCACGCGGCGAGGTGGATGCCGGCTTCGTCTACGCCACCGACGCGCAGGCCATGCCCGAACGCGTGCGGCGCGCGTTCCAGGTGCCGCTTCCCACTCCCATCAGCTACCCGCTGGCGATGGTCAAGGGCAGCGGCAACGCCGACGAGGCGCGGCGCTTCATCGCCTTCGTGCGCTCGCCCGCCGGCCAGGCCATCCTGCGCAGGCACGGTTTCGGAAGCCCTTGA
- the hetI gene encoding putative 4'-phosphopantetheinyl transferase superfamily protein (Evidence 3 : Function proposed based on presence of conserved amino acid motif, structural feature or limited homology): MTPVRAWQFGQVRVWQLPHVPGTRGEPQARELLAAELGSTPQALPLTRDERNRPWLIGELAHYGTGWSHSGGHLLVALGEHVRLGVDLEQQRPRRQMREVIRRFFHPGEVAWLDTLDEADCERWFFRVWCAKEALLKAHGHGISFGLHKLRFAPGDDGALHLAWCDPGLGEATRWHLHEWQAAADFRAALAWYPV, from the coding sequence ATGACGCCGGTGCGCGCGTGGCAATTCGGGCAGGTCCGGGTCTGGCAGCTGCCGCACGTGCCGGGCACCCGCGGCGAGCCGCAGGCGCGCGAGCTGCTGGCCGCCGAGCTGGGCAGCACGCCGCAGGCGCTGCCGCTGACCCGCGACGAGCGCAACCGGCCGTGGCTGATCGGCGAGCTGGCGCATTACGGCACCGGCTGGAGCCACAGCGGCGGGCACCTGCTGGTGGCGCTGGGCGAGCACGTGCGGCTGGGCGTGGACCTGGAGCAGCAGCGCCCGCGCCGGCAGATGCGCGAGGTGATCCGCCGCTTCTTCCATCCCGGCGAGGTTGCGTGGCTGGACACGCTGGACGAGGCCGACTGCGAGCGCTGGTTCTTCCGCGTCTGGTGCGCCAAGGAGGCACTGCTGAAGGCGCATGGCCACGGCATTTCCTTCGGCCTGCACAAACTGCGTTTCGCACCCGGCGACGATGGTGCGCTGCACCTGGCGTGGTGCGACCCGGGCCTGGGCGAGGCCACGCGCTGGCACCTGCACGAGTGGCAGGCAGCGGCGGATTTCCGTGCGGCGCTGGCGTGGTATCCGGTTTGA
- a CDS encoding ABC transporter related, whose protein sequence is MWLELDIHCQLQAAGQRFQLDAALRCRQPRVVVFGPSGAGKSLTLKAVAGLLRPDAGSIRMHGQPLFDAAAGIHLSPQQRRIGYVFQDYALFPHLSVRQNVAFGLRRGWRNPARGCRIAAVEHWLQVFGIDHVGDLLPAQVSGGQRQRTALARALVTRPQALLLDEPFAALDHALRAHLRRELESVLEETGIPLLLISHDPEDVALFGQQVVHMADGRTQG, encoded by the coding sequence ATGTGGCTTGAACTGGATATCCACTGCCAGCTGCAGGCGGCGGGGCAACGCTTCCAGCTAGACGCCGCGCTGCGTTGCCGGCAACCGCGGGTGGTGGTGTTCGGCCCGTCCGGCGCGGGCAAGAGCCTGACCCTGAAGGCGGTGGCCGGCCTGCTGCGGCCGGACGCCGGCAGCATCCGCATGCACGGGCAACCACTGTTCGATGCCGCTGCCGGCATTCACCTGTCCCCGCAGCAGCGCAGGATCGGCTACGTGTTCCAGGACTATGCGCTGTTTCCGCACCTGAGCGTGCGCCAGAACGTCGCCTTCGGCCTGCGCCGGGGCTGGCGCAACCCGGCCCGCGGCTGCCGCATCGCCGCGGTGGAGCACTGGTTGCAGGTGTTCGGCATCGACCACGTCGGCGACCTGCTGCCCGCGCAGGTCTCCGGCGGCCAGCGCCAACGCACCGCGCTGGCCCGCGCGCTGGTCACCCGGCCACAGGCCCTGCTGCTCGACGAACCCTTCGCCGCCCTCGACCACGCCCTGCGCGCGCACCTGCGGCGCGAGCTGGAAAGCGTGCTTGAGGAAACCGGTATCCCGCTGTTGCTGATCAGCCACGACCCGGAGGACGTGGCGCTGTTCGGCCAGCAGGTCGTGCACATGGCCGACGGCCGCACGCAGGGCTGA
- a CDS encoding conserved membrane hypothetical protein (Evidence 4 : Homologs of previously reported genes of unknown function) — MNPTRDNPPAVAAAPEHGSCENCHAALHGHYCHHCGQSAHNPLKHFGHAVEEVFESFWHLDGRIFRTLRDLPVPGRVAVNFLKGHRVGYVQPLRLFVILTLFTFFVGKLALHTEGTGVFDQQAGLFAPAQTADEVERLRVAQVAEMERVLGGSPGNTASLALTMTAINTAAARRLAELEGTSRAGTSDSAVARAGRAAARASDGRTGQLFSHDVNGKPWDPQTNPVVLAGWPQFANRWLNQRMENTRANLERMNGNPDLFLQAVLTALPGALFLLMPVFALVLRVAYLRRPTGYLEHLVVALYSHSWLMLVLLATFAVASISGAIGNPVVGTLGDWLYVLLWLAVPVYLFWMQQRVYGGNPVLTMLRYLFIGGVYLFLVIAVVMYAVLAGVSA; from the coding sequence ATGAACCCGACCCGCGACAACCCGCCCGCCGTTGCCGCCGCGCCCGAGCACGGCAGCTGCGAGAACTGCCACGCCGCGCTGCACGGCCACTACTGCCACCACTGCGGGCAATCCGCGCACAACCCGCTCAAGCACTTCGGGCATGCGGTGGAAGAGGTGTTCGAATCGTTCTGGCATCTGGATGGGCGCATCTTCCGCACCCTGCGCGACCTGCCGGTGCCGGGCCGGGTGGCGGTGAACTTCCTCAAGGGCCACCGGGTGGGCTACGTGCAGCCGCTGCGGCTGTTCGTCATCCTCACCCTGTTCACGTTCTTCGTCGGCAAGCTGGCGCTGCACACCGAGGGGACGGGCGTGTTCGACCAGCAGGCCGGGCTGTTTGCGCCGGCGCAGACCGCGGACGAGGTGGAACGGCTGCGGGTGGCGCAGGTGGCGGAGATGGAGCGCGTGCTTGGCGGCTCGCCCGGCAACACCGCGAGCCTCGCCCTGACCATGACCGCGATCAACACGGCCGCCGCGCGGCGCCTGGCCGAGCTGGAAGGCACGTCGCGGGCCGGTACCAGCGACTCGGCCGTGGCACGCGCCGGCAGAGCGGCCGCGCGCGCCAGCGATGGCCGCACCGGGCAGTTGTTCAGCCACGACGTCAACGGCAAGCCGTGGGACCCGCAGACCAACCCGGTGGTGCTGGCCGGCTGGCCGCAGTTCGCCAACCGCTGGCTCAACCAGCGCATGGAGAACACCCGCGCCAACCTCGAACGCATGAACGGCAACCCCGACCTGTTCCTGCAGGCGGTCCTGACCGCGCTGCCCGGCGCGCTGTTCCTGCTGATGCCGGTGTTCGCACTGGTGCTGCGCGTGGCCTACCTGCGGCGGCCGACCGGCTACCTCGAACACCTGGTGGTCGCCCTGTACAGCCACAGCTGGCTGATGCTGGTGCTGCTGGCGACCTTCGCGGTGGCCAGCATCAGTGGTGCCATCGGCAACCCGGTGGTCGGCACCCTCGGCGACTGGCTGTACGTGCTGTTGTGGCTGGCGGTGCCGGTCTACCTGTTCTGGATGCAGCAGCGCGTCTACGGCGGCAACCCGGTGCTGACGATGCTGCGCTACCTCTTCATCGGCGGTGTCTACCTGTTCCTGGTGATCGCCGTGGTGATGTACGCGGTGCTGGCCGGCGTTTCCGCCTGA
- a CDS encoding Exodeoxyribonuclease III, protein MKIASWNVNSLNVRLPHLEQWLAAFAPDVVGIQETKLEDHKFPEGRLLELGYRNVFAGQKTYNGVALLARDPIEDVQIGIPGFDDEQKRVIAGTVNGVRIINLYVVNGQDVGTDKYAYKLRWLEAVHGWIATELQKHPKLVVLGDFNIAPDARDVHDPAVWNDNHILTSTAERGALDKLLQLGLHDGFRLHNDAAGVFSWWDYRAAGFRRDLGLRIDLTLVSDALKPHALAAGIDREPRTWERPSDHAPAWVQLDRNE, encoded by the coding sequence ATGAAAATCGCCTCGTGGAACGTCAATTCACTCAATGTCCGCCTGCCGCACCTGGAACAGTGGCTGGCCGCTTTCGCCCCTGACGTGGTCGGCATCCAGGAAACCAAGCTGGAGGACCACAAGTTCCCCGAAGGCCGTCTGCTGGAACTGGGCTACCGCAACGTGTTCGCCGGGCAGAAGACCTACAACGGCGTGGCACTGCTGGCGCGTGACCCGATCGAGGACGTGCAGATCGGCATCCCCGGTTTCGACGACGAGCAGAAGCGGGTGATCGCCGGCACCGTCAACGGCGTGCGCATCATCAACCTGTACGTGGTCAACGGCCAGGACGTGGGTACCGACAAGTACGCCTACAAGCTGCGCTGGCTGGAGGCGGTGCATGGCTGGATCGCCACCGAACTGCAGAAGCACCCGAAGCTGGTGGTCCTGGGCGACTTCAACATCGCCCCGGACGCACGCGACGTGCATGACCCGGCGGTGTGGAACGACAACCACATCCTCACTTCCACCGCCGAGCGCGGCGCGCTGGACAAGCTGCTGCAACTGGGCCTGCACGACGGCTTCCGCCTGCACAACGACGCGGCCGGCGTGTTCAGCTGGTGGGACTACCGCGCCGCCGGCTTCCGCCGCGACCTCGGCCTGCGCATCGACCTGACCCTGGTGTCCGACGCGCTGAAACCGCATGCACTGGCGGCGGGCATCGACCGCGAACCACGCACTTGGGAGCGGCCCAGCGACCACGCACCGGCGTGGGTGCAGTTGGACAGGAACGAGTGA
- a CDS encoding hypothetical protein (Evidence 5 : No homology to any previously reported sequences), producing the protein MGRQVPAPGRHGHAALQRADAGQPAVGLRRPDPVLGQRADRTRRHPPAGRLARCAGAGRGHLRRQPPRAGMALARRHHQRSGDRPPQAQALPRLPDERGLLPGRADAVAGGRRAHPRPQQGPAQPRRFRPRLLRKERWPVGTPGHLHLRGCRRHAGTGAAHRRLDAVPARPAGTPDRPDRRHRGRGLEAGLQRQAQRLLPRADEGPWRQFHLLAGHDARRQRPRRRSALGQPGIRRRPRQRHAGAGGQRPAIQRRRAGRSGACGKGRQAADPPAGQGDGRLPQPEHRLPRRPALSGVAAHRGHDRLPDADLQREEVRLSRACARKAFYKASVSPYRSDGSRDRFYR; encoded by the coding sequence GTGGGACGGCAAGTACCGGCGCCCGGCCGACATGGCCACGCCGCATTACAACGTGCCGATGCAGGGCAGCCTGCTGTGGGTCTACGAAGGCCAGACCCAGTACTGGGGCAACGTGCTGACCGCACGCGCCGGCATCCGCCCGCTGGACGCCTCGCGCGATGCGCTGGCGCTGGTCGCGGCCACCTACGCCGACAACCGCCCCGGGCTGGCATGGCGCTCGCTCGGCGACACCACCAACGATCCGGTGATCGCCCGCCGCAAGCCCAAGCCCTACCGCGGCTACCAGATGAGCGAGGACTACTACCAGGGCGGGCAGATGCTGTGGCTGGAGGCCGACGTGCGCATCCGCGGCCTCAGCAAGGGCCGGCGCAGCCTCGACGATTTCGCCCGCGCCTTCTTCGGAAAGAACGATGGCCAGTGGGAACGCCCGGACACCTACACCTTCGAGGATGTCGCCGCCACGCTGGAACAGGTGCAGCCCACCGGCGACTGGATGCAGTTCCTGCGCGACCGGCTGGAACGCCGGACCGGCCTGACCGGCGGCATCGAGGCCGCGGGCTGGAAGCTGGTCTACAACGACAAGCCCAGCGCCTATTACCGCGCGCTGACGAAGGGCCGTGGCGCCAATTTCATCTACTCGCTGGGCATGACGCTAGACGGCAGCGGCCGCGTCGGCGAAGTGCGCTGGGACAGCCCGGCATTCGACGCCGGCCTCGGCAGCGGCATGCAGGTGCTGGCGGTCAACGACCTGCAATACAGCGCCGACGAGCTGGAAGAAGCGGTGCGTGCGGCAAAGGACGGCAAGCAGCCGATCCGCCTGCTGGTCAAGGAGATGGACGTCTACCGCAGCCTGAGCATCGACTACCACGGCGGCCTGCGTTATCCGGCGTTGCAGCGCATCGAGGGCACGACCGATTACCTGACGCCGATCTTCAGCGCGAGGAAGTGAGGCTTTCGCGGGCCTGCGCTCGCAAAGCCTTCTACAAGGCCTCGGTTTCCCCATATAGGAGCGACGGGAGTCGCGACCGCTTTTACCGGTAA
- a CDS encoding Peptidase M61 domain-containing protein, producing MRVFRLAALSVALLASTGLAHATPGPVVMDARGTAISEAAYPGTIMLDVDATDLGQRVFKLRQTVPVQAGLQRFHYPAWLPGNHSPSGAIEKLAGLVVTGNGQRLEWVRDPLDVYTFKVQVPEGVDELRMDYQFLSPTDSAQGRTVMTPNMLNLQWNAMVLYPAGHAAHAISYRASVRYPQGWEAASALEVERRDGDTVHYAPTNLEILVDSPVFAGRYHRSFDLAPAGTRPVRLNVFADRAKDLEAKPEHIEQHRALVTQARRLFGAEHYDHYDFLFAVTSQLGGIGLEHQRSSENSEDRDYFSGWDAKVGSSDLLGHEYTHSWDGKYRRPADMATPHYNVPMQGSLLWVYEGQTQYWGNVLTARAGIRPLDASRDALALVAATYADNRPGLAWRSLGDTTNDPVIARRKPKPYRGYQMSEDYYQGGQMLWLEADVRIRGLSKGRRSLDDFARAFFGKNDGQWERPDTYTFEDVAATLEQVQPTGDWMQFLRDRLERRTGLTGGIEAAGWKLVYNDKPSAYYRALTKGRGANFIYSLGMTLDGSGRVGEVRWDSPAFDAGLGSGMQVLAVNDLQYSADELEEAVRAAKDGKQPIRLLVKEMDVYRSLSIDYHGGLRYPALQRIEGTTDYLTPIFSARK from the coding sequence ATGCGGGTATTTCGATTGGCGGCGTTGAGCGTGGCCTTGCTGGCGTCGACGGGACTGGCGCATGCCACGCCCGGACCGGTCGTCATGGATGCGCGCGGCACGGCGATCAGCGAGGCCGCCTACCCGGGCACGATCATGCTGGACGTGGATGCCACCGACCTCGGCCAACGCGTGTTCAAGCTGCGCCAGACCGTGCCGGTGCAGGCCGGGTTGCAGCGCTTCCACTACCCGGCGTGGTTGCCGGGCAACCACTCGCCCAGCGGCGCGATCGAGAAACTGGCGGGGCTGGTCGTCACCGGCAACGGCCAGCGCCTGGAGTGGGTGCGCGATCCGCTCGATGTCTACACCTTCAAGGTGCAGGTGCCCGAGGGCGTGGACGAACTGCGCATGGACTACCAGTTCCTCAGCCCCACCGATTCGGCGCAGGGCCGCACGGTGATGACGCCGAACATGCTCAACCTGCAATGGAACGCGATGGTGCTGTACCCGGCCGGCCACGCCGCACATGCCATCAGCTACCGCGCCAGTGTCCGCTACCCGCAGGGCTGGGAAGCGGCCAGCGCGCTGGAAGTGGAGCGCCGCGACGGCGACACCGTGCACTACGCGCCGACCAACCTGGAAATCCTGGTCGATTCGCCGGTGTTCGCCGGCCGCTACCACCGCAGCTTCGATCTCGCCCCGGCTGGCACCCGCCCGGTGCGCCTGAACGTGTTTGCCGACCGTGCAAAGGATCTCGAAGCCAAGCCCGAGCACATCGAACAGCACCGCGCGCTGGTCACGCAGGCACGCCGGCTGTTCGGTGCCGAGCACTACGACCACTACGACTTCCTGTTCGCGGTGACCAGCCAGCTTGGCGGCATTGGCCTTGAACACCAGCGCTCCAGCGAGAACAGCGAGGACCGCGACTATTTCAGCGGCTGGGACGCCAAGGTCGGCAGCAGCGACCTGCTCGGCCACGAATACACCCACTCGTGGGACGGCAAGTACCGGCGCCCGGCCGACATGGCCACGCCGCATTACAACGTGCCGATGCAGGGCAGCCTGCTGTGGGTCTACGAAGGCCAGACCCAGTACTGGGGCAACGTGCTGACCGCACGCGCCGGCATCCGCCCGCTGGACGCCTCGCGCGATGCGCTGGCGCTGGTCGCGGCCACCTACGCCGACAACCGCCCCGGGCTGGCATGGCGCTCGCTCGGCGACACCACCAACGATCCGGTGATCGCCCGCCGCAAGCCCAAGCCCTACCGCGGCTACCAGATGAGCGAGGACTACTACCAGGGCGGGCAGATGCTGTGGCTGGAGGCCGACGTGCGCATCCGCGGCCTCAGCAAGGGCCGGCGCAGCCTCGACGATTTCGCCCGCGCCTTCTTCGGAAAGAACGATGGCCAGTGGGAACGCCCGGACACCTACACCTTCGAGGATGTCGCCGCCACGCTGGAACAGGTGCAGCCCACCGGCGACTGGATGCAGTTCCTGCGCGACCGGCTGGAACGCCGGACCGGCCTGACCGGCGGCATCGAGGCCGCGGGCTGGAAGCTGGTCTACAACGACAAGCCCAGCGCCTATTACCGCGCGCTGACGAAGGGCCGTGGCGCCAATTTCATCTACTCGCTGGGCATGACGCTAGACGGCAGCGGCCGCGTCGGCGAAGTGCGCTGGGACAGCCCGGCATTCGACGCCGGCCTCGGCAGCGGCATGCAGGTGCTGGCGGTCAACGACCTGCAATACAGCGCCGACGAGCTGGAAGAAGCGGTGCGTGCGGCAAAGGACGGCAAGCAGCCGATCCGCCTGCTGGTCAAGGAGATGGACGTCTACCGCAGCCTGAGCATCGACTACCACGGCGGCCTGCGTTATCCGGCGTTGCAGCGCATCGAGGGCACGACCGATTACCTGACGCCGATCTTCAGCGCGAGGAAGTGA
- the tmk gene encoding Thymidylate kinase has product MMKEHIPGGLLIAIEGIDGAGKSTLARRLADILEQAGAEVVLSKEPTNGPWGTQLRASAATGRLSPEQEVELLLRDRRQHVEELVVPALQRGAVVILDRYFPSMVAYQGAAGLPVDELLRLNDFAPRPHLLLLLDLPPETGLARIRARGDVPNHFETAQNLERCRAIFRQLDIADKQVIDASHDAAQVLCEAHAAITAALARRLAGSGGRSPESARKLERLSAADLD; this is encoded by the coding sequence ATGATGAAAGAGCACATTCCCGGCGGCCTGTTGATCGCCATCGAGGGCATCGATGGTGCCGGCAAGTCCACGCTGGCGCGCCGGCTGGCCGACATCCTGGAGCAGGCCGGCGCCGAGGTGGTGCTGAGCAAGGAGCCGACCAACGGGCCGTGGGGCACGCAGTTGAGGGCTTCGGCGGCCACGGGCCGGCTGAGCCCGGAACAGGAAGTGGAACTGCTGCTGCGCGACCGCCGCCAGCACGTGGAGGAACTGGTCGTCCCGGCGCTGCAACGCGGCGCGGTGGTCATCCTCGACCGCTACTTCCCGTCGATGGTGGCCTACCAGGGAGCGGCCGGGCTGCCGGTGGACGAGCTGCTGCGCCTGAATGACTTCGCCCCGCGCCCGCACCTGCTGCTGCTGCTCGACCTGCCGCCGGAAACCGGGCTGGCGCGCATCCGCGCCCGCGGCGACGTGCCCAACCACTTCGAGACGGCACAGAACCTGGAGCGCTGCCGCGCGATCTTCCGGCAGCTGGACATCGCCGACAAGCAGGTGATCGACGCCAGCCACGACGCAGCGCAGGTACTGTGCGAGGCGCATGCGGCCATCACCGCAGCGCTGGCCCGGCGCCTTGCCGGGAGCGGTGGTCGGTCGCCGGAAAGCGCACGCAAGCTCGAACGCCTGAGCGCCGCCGATCTCGATTGA
- a CDS encoding Major facilitator superfamily MFS_1 has translation MRLLMSLDMSTKISTFAFTICFAVWMIFAIIGIQISRQLGLNDTQFGLLIATPVLTGSVIRVFLGIWSDQFGGRKVMTLVMLCGAVATWLLTYAQTYPQFLLAALFVGIAGGNFSVGVTYVSKWFPPEKQGTALGIFGAGNIGSAVTKLLAPLVMVASGWMMVAKLWAVGLAVTAILFYLFSKEDPSLEERRRSGVKPMPFAEQMAPLKNLQVWRFSLYYFFVFGGFVALALWLPHYLVGAYGMDVGTAGVLAACYSIPASLFRVVGGWLSDRIGARRVMYWTLGVSAICTFLLAYPDTRYVVQGVHGELSFHLAIGVTLFTVLVFVLGFFMSLGKAAVYKHIPVYYPQHVGAVGGVVGMIGGLGGFILPIVFGALNDVVGIWSSCFMLLFVLVAGALAWMHFAIRRMERRRFPQIDRETDLPEAIAAAAADGHRHG, from the coding sequence ATGCGTTTGCTCATGTCGTTGGACATGTCAACAAAGATAAGCACCTTCGCTTTCACGATCTGCTTCGCGGTATGGATGATCTTCGCGATCATCGGCATCCAGATCAGCAGGCAGCTGGGCCTGAACGACACCCAGTTCGGCCTGCTGATCGCCACCCCGGTGCTGACCGGCTCGGTGATCCGCGTGTTCCTCGGCATCTGGTCGGACCAGTTCGGCGGGCGCAAGGTGATGACGCTGGTGATGCTGTGCGGCGCGGTGGCGACATGGCTGCTGACCTATGCGCAGACCTACCCGCAATTCCTGCTGGCGGCACTGTTCGTCGGCATCGCCGGCGGCAACTTCTCGGTCGGCGTGACCTATGTGTCCAAGTGGTTCCCGCCGGAGAAGCAGGGCACGGCGCTGGGCATCTTCGGTGCCGGCAACATCGGCTCGGCGGTGACCAAGCTGCTGGCGCCGCTGGTGATGGTGGCCTCGGGCTGGATGATGGTGGCCAAGCTGTGGGCGGTGGGGCTGGCGGTCACCGCCATCCTGTTCTATCTGTTCAGCAAGGAAGACCCCTCGCTGGAAGAACGCCGCCGCAGCGGGGTCAAGCCGATGCCGTTCGCCGAGCAGATGGCGCCGCTGAAGAACCTGCAGGTGTGGCGCTTCTCGCTGTACTACTTCTTCGTGTTCGGCGGCTTCGTCGCGCTGGCGCTGTGGCTGCCGCACTACCTGGTCGGCGCCTACGGCATGGACGTGGGCACCGCCGGCGTGCTGGCGGCCTGCTATTCGATCCCGGCCAGCCTGTTCCGGGTGGTCGGCGGCTGGCTGTCCGACCGCATCGGCGCGCGCCGGGTGATGTACTGGACGCTGGGCGTGTCGGCCATCTGCACTTTCCTGCTCGCCTACCCCGACACCCGCTACGTGGTGCAGGGCGTGCACGGCGAACTCAGCTTCCACCTGGCCATCGGCGTGACCCTGTTCACCGTGCTGGTGTTCGTGCTGGGCTTCTTCATGTCGCTGGGCAAGGCGGCGGTGTACAAGCACATCCCCGTGTACTACCCGCAGCACGTCGGCGCGGTGGGCGGCGTGGTCGGCATGATCGGCGGCCTCGGCGGCTTCATCCTGCCGATCGTGTTCGGCGCACTGAACGATGTGGTCGGCATCTGGAGCAGCTGCTTCATGCTGCTGTTCGTGCTGGTGGCCGGCGCGTTGGCGTGGATGCACTTCGCGATCCGCCGCATGGAACGCCGCCGCTTCCCGCAGATCGACCGCGAAACCGATCTGCCGGAAGCCATCGCGGCGGCCGCGGCCGATGGTCACCGGCACGGTTGA
- the modB gene encoding molybdate transporter subunit; membrane component of ABC superfamily (Evidence 2a : Function of homologous gene experimentally demonstrated in an other organism; PubMedId : 3553151, 7665460, 8564363; Product type t : transporter): MLDLDWSALWLSLKVAGCATAINLVLGIALGGLLARRRFPGRELLDTLLTLPMILPPTVLGYYLLVLIGSNGPLGAWLHRSFGINLVFTWQAAVIAAAVASLPLVFKPARAAFEGVDRQLEQAARTLGTSEPALFFRVTLPLAWRGILAGLLLAFARAMGEFGATIMVAGSIPGRTQTLSIAIYEAVQAGNDGRANLLVLVSSAVCIGVLLVAARLVGRPPGDARNVA; this comes from the coding sequence ATGCTCGACCTGGACTGGAGCGCGCTGTGGCTGTCACTGAAGGTGGCCGGCTGCGCGACCGCGATCAACCTGGTGCTGGGCATCGCGCTGGGCGGGCTGCTGGCACGGCGGCGCTTCCCCGGCCGCGAACTGCTGGACACGCTGCTGACCCTGCCGATGATCCTGCCGCCCACGGTGCTGGGCTACTACCTGCTGGTGCTGATCGGCAGCAACGGCCCATTGGGCGCGTGGCTGCACCGCAGCTTCGGCATCAATCTGGTATTCACCTGGCAGGCGGCGGTGATCGCCGCGGCGGTGGCCTCGCTGCCGCTGGTGTTCAAGCCGGCGCGGGCCGCGTTCGAGGGCGTGGACAGGCAGCTGGAGCAGGCCGCGCGGACCTTGGGCACCTCCGAGCCGGCGCTGTTCTTCCGGGTCACCCTGCCGCTGGCGTGGCGCGGCATCCTCGCCGGCCTGCTGCTGGCGTTCGCGCGGGCAATGGGCGAGTTCGGCGCCACCATCATGGTCGCCGGCAGCATTCCCGGCCGCACCCAGACCCTGTCCATCGCCATCTACGAAGCGGTGCAGGCCGGCAACGATGGCCGCGCCAACCTGCTGGTGCTGGTGTCCTCGGCAGTGTGCATCGGCGTGCTGCTGGTCGCCGCCCGGCTGGTCGGCCGCCCACCCGGTGATGCGCGCAATGTGGCTTGA
- a CDS encoding Transglycosylase associated protein, translated as MIGFIIWLIVGGIVGWLASIIMRRDAQQGIVLNIVVGIIGAMLAGFLFGGGINGAITLRSFLLSLLGAVILLAIVNLFTRKSIR; from the coding sequence ATGATCGGTTTCATCATCTGGTTGATCGTGGGCGGCATCGTCGGCTGGCTGGCCAGCATCATCATGCGCCGCGACGCGCAGCAGGGCATCGTCCTGAACATCGTGGTCGGCATCATCGGCGCGATGCTGGCCGGCTTCCTGTTCGGCGGCGGCATCAATGGCGCGATCACGCTGCGCTCGTTCCTGCTTTCGCTGCTGGGCGCGGTGATCCTGCTGGCCATCGTCAACCTGTTCACGCGCAAGAGCATCCGCTGA